The Methanohalophilus portucalensis DNA window CTGCCGGTTGCAATTGGTCTATTTTTATCAAACAGGGTTATATGCGTAGCTATCGAATCAATTTCATCAATTTCGAGTTCTTCAGGAACATCCTGTTCACCTATGAATACTTCTTTGCGTACCTGGTAGACTTCATCAAAACTATCGAGTCCTTCTGTCCAGAGTATTTCGACCAATTCCATTCTCCTTATGTATGCTTTATTTGCAGGTAAACCAGAACTATGATTGCTGCAACCAAACCTGCAGGTATTCCCAAAAAAACAGAAAAATAAATCGTATCTGCAAAAACTTCAGTTACTATGACCCCAATTGCCAAAAATACCAGAATGGATGCGAGGATATTTCTGATTATTTTAATTGGATATTTGATAAAATAATCCTCCTCATTTAATTTTCTGTATGATATAATATGTAGTTGATCCACCAATTGCTGTCCAGAGTGGCAAAATTGAACTAAGCGAATTCAGTCCTGCAAATAGTGTCAACAAGCCAGCTAAAAATGCAATTATGCGGGTGGCAATCATTCTTTCTTTTGACAATGGTCTTGATTTTACATCAGATAAAGTGCGTGGAACTTCAGCGTTTATAATCTTTACAATGGAAAACACAATTAATAACAGTAAAATAAAAATCTGGTATTGTGCTACAAAAAGGATTTTGATATTACTTGTGTAAAGAACAAAAAGGCTGATAATAAGACAAATAAAAGCAAAAATGAAATGTCTTTTGATTGGTTCATTTAATCTGGCATCCATAAAAAAAGCAAAACCCATTAGCAAGCCTTGTATCCAGTTTCCTGTATATATCAGGTATGTGCCTGTAAGTAGGATCAGTATACTGTCAAACAGCGTAGGTATTATTCCGGATATTCGGTTTGTAATTCTAAAAAGAAATAAGAGCAATACAAGGGGCAATATAAATGGAATTTCCAGGAATAACAGGCAACAAACGCCCAGGCCAGCAGCAATTAATGCTGCATGTGGATTATCAGGATCAATCTCTTTTGTAAGTGCCCAGGCAAAAAAGATAGAAAGAGAGGATCTACCAGCACGTATAATCGCCTCACTCAGATGTTGTCCTGAAATAATTTGATATGAGATCGATACAATAAATATCACAGTAGAAAGATAAATGATTATCCGGTTGTCCGGATAATCCAAATCAATGGGTCGTAAAAGGGCTGATCTAATTTCCATGTGTGATATCAGAGGTTCTCAGAAGCCCATTTTGCTCCTTCTTTCAATATTTGCTGGTTGAGAGGTATGAGTTTCTGCTTTGCTGCAAAAGTCTCCTCAATGGCTTCCATATAGTCCTCAACATCAAGACCTGTTACCCCAAGCTGCATCAACACACCTATTATTGCAGTATTGGCAGCCCTTTCAGAGCCTCCTTCCTTTGCAATCTGGGTGGCAGGCACCTTGATTGCCCTCACACCTTCTGGTGCCTCGAAATCACCTACAGTGGCATCATAAAGGATAATTCCGCCCTGTTTGACATCAGAGGCAAATTTTTCCAGTGACGGCAGGTTCATGGCCACCAGGATATCCGATTCATACACTACAGGGGAGCCGATTTCTTCTCCTGAAATAACCACTGAACAGTTAGATGTACCTCCTCTCTGCTCAGGACCGTAGGACGGATACCAGGAAGTGAATCGTTTGGCACGACATCCTGCACGGGCCAGGATCAGGCCCATACTGAGTACTCCCTGCCCTCCAAACCCTGCAATCTTGGCAAGTACACGTGTAAATTCAGGATCTTCCACAGCATCAGGGGATGCGGAATCGTCGATCTTGTAAATATGATCGATACTTTCCTTTGAGAAGTCACTTTCCGGGCAGGGAAGAGGCTCCCTATCTTCAGCCAGGTCTCTGAGGTTACCCAGAGGGAATTCCTTCTCCATTTCCTCATTAATGAATTTAGTACTCTGCTCTGCATTTTGTTTAAGGTTTGTCGGACAGGCAGCAAGTACTTCCACAAATGCATAACCTATGCCTTCTTTCTGGATCTCAAGAGCCCTTTTGACTGCTTTTTTGGCCTTGCGGATATGGGAGATGTCTGACACCGATACCCTTTCAATAAAGACGGGCCCATCCAGGTTATTGAGCAGTTCACACATATGCAAAGGGTATCCTGCAAACCTGGGGTCCCTGCCTGTGGGACATGTCACTGTTTTTTCGCCGATAAGTGTGGTAGGTGCCATCTGGCCCCCGGTCATCCCGAAAACGGTATTGTTAACGAAGAAGACCGCCATCTTTTCTCCACGGTTGGCAGCCTGTATTGTTTCATTCATGCCAATAGAGGCCAGATCACCGTCACCCTGGTATGCAATGACAACTGCATCTCCTTCTGATCTGGACAAGCCTGTTCCTACTGCAGGTGCCCTGCCATGGGCTACCTGAAGATTGCCACAATTGAAATAATAATAGGCAAAAACAGCACATCCCACAGGGCTGATCATAACTGAACGGTCCTGTATCTCAAGATCGTCCATGGCTTCAGCAATAAGTTTGTGGAGGATGCCATGCCCACAACCCGGGCAATAGTGGGTAGCAGTCGGAGCGGCTCCACCCTTGCGTGTGAATTCATCGTAGAGGGAATCCGGTTTCTTTATAACTTTTTCTTCCATTTTTATTCCTCCTTGCCTGCGACTTCCCTTATTTTACCCAGTACCTGGTCCATTGTAATGAGATTGCCACCCATGCGATTAACCAATTCCACAGGTTTTTTGCAACATGTTGCCAGTTTTATGTCATCCCTCAATTGTCCGTTGCTCATTTCCACTGAAATGAAATTGACACCCTTTCCGGCAAGTTCGGCCAGTTCTTTTTCAGGGAACGGGAATAGTGTAATAGGTCTGAAAAGTCCTGCCTTGATATCTTCCTTGCGGGCAAGTTCAACAGCAGAACGACAGATCCGGCTGCTAATTCCATAGGATACAAGGACGATCTCTGCATCATCCATCATGTATTCATCGACATCGACTTCCCTTTCCTTTATCGTCTCATATTTTTCCTGCAGCTCATAATTGAATTCTTCCAGTTCACCAAAGTCAAGGAAAATGGAAGTTACAAGGTTCTGGTAGGTCTCCTTATTTCCTCGTACAGCCCACGAATTATCGATTGCCGGTTTGACTGCTTTTTCAGGGAATTTCAGTGGTTCGACCATCTGTCCGAGTACACCATCGGCCAATACCACTACAGGATTTCTGTATTTTGTGGACAGCTCAAATGCCTTGATTGTCAAATCACACATTTCCTGGACTGAATTTGGTGCAACCACGATGTTTCTATAATTCCCATGTCCGCCACCTTTAACGACCTGATTATAATCACCCTGTTCCGGCCCGATATTTCCCAGACCGGGTCCGGCCCTCATAATGTCAACGATTACACAGGGAAGCTGTGCACCTGCAAGATAGGATACACCTTCCTGTTTTAGGCTGATTCCCGGCCCTGAGGATGCGGTCATAACCCTGTGTCCAGCAGAAGCTGCTCCGAATACCATGCTTATTGCGGCTTCTTCGGATTCTGCCTGTACGAATTTACGCCCGACCTGGGGGAAAGTTCGGGATGCTTCATGAAGAATCTCGCTTGCAGGGGTAATTGGATAACCAAAATAGCAGTCACATCCTCCGTAGAGTGCCCCAATTATCACTGCATCATTACCTTTTGTAAGTTGTGTGGCCATATCTTAACACCTCTTTTTAGCAGGGATATGTATTTCTATTGCAAGAGGCTCCGGGCATGTGTAATAACAATTAGCACAACCGGTACACCCTTGACCTTTATACTGGGCATAATGGTAACCTCTTCTGTTGAGTTCATCACTCATTTCCAGCACGTTTTTTGGACAGGCAGTAATGCATCTGGCACAGCCTTTGCATTCTATAACATTGATTAGAGGATATGGTTCTGCTTTTTCTTCCTTCATAAAATCAACTCTTGATGCCTTCTTATAACCTGAAAGTAGAAAAGGAAAAAGAAATATAAATCAATTGTCTCCCTTTTCGTCGTCGTGTTGTCTGATTTCCACCCGGCGAATCTTTCCACTTATTGTCTTGGGAAGTTCGGGTACAAATTCCACGATTCTCGGATACTTGTAGGGTGCGGTAACCTTCTTTACATGGTCCTGCAACTCTTTCTTGAGCTGCTCACTTGCTTCATAGTCTTTAGTAAGTACAATGGTGGCTTTTACAACCTGCCCACGTACAGGATGTGGGGATGCAGTGATTGCACATTCCAGGACTGCAGGATGTTGCATAAGTGCACTTTCAACTTCAAATGGCCCTATCTTGTAACCCGAGCTCTTGATGATGTCATCTGCTCGTCCTACAAACCACATATATCCGTCTTCATCTTTCCATGCCATGTCACCGGTGTGGTAATACCCGTCATGCCATGCTGCCTCTGTCTTTTCAGGATCTGCACGATAACCTGCAAACAAACCTGCGGGCTTTTCCTTTGATGTATCGATTACAATTTCTCCTTCTTCTCCAACATCGGCAAGTTTTCCGTCAGGACGCATCAACTGGATATTATAGATGGGTGAGGGCTTCCCCATAGAGCCGGGTTTTGGTTCCAGCCATGGATAGGTTGCAATGGCTACAACAGTTTCTGTCTGGCCGAATCCTTCCATTAGTTTGAGATCGGTATATTCCAGGAATTTTTCATAAACCTCGGGATTGAGCGGCTCTCCTGCAACCACACAGTAATTGAGACTGCTAAAATCATACTGGCTCATATCTTCCTTTATCAGGAAGCGATATACTGTAGGTGGTGCACAGAATGTTGTAACACCATAATGGCTGGCTTTTTCCAGCATATTCCGGGCATCGAATCTTTCATAATCATAAGCAAAGACAGCTGAGCCGCAAATCCATTGACCGTAGAGTTTACCCCAGGCACACTTTGCCCAGCCGGAATCTGCTACTGTAAGATGCAGACCATTGTCCATTACATTCTGCCAGTAGCCGGCTGTGAGTATGTGGGCAAGAGGATATTTAAAATCATGTTGTACCATTTTCGGGAAACCGGTTGTGCCGGATGAGAAATACATCAGGGATATGTCATTGTTCTGTGTTGCTTCCTCTCCTTTTGGACGTACAAATTCGGCGGGTGATTTTTCCAGTTCTTCTGTAAAGTTAATCCA harbors:
- a CDS encoding 2-oxoacid:acceptor oxidoreductase family protein; this encodes MEEKVIKKPDSLYDEFTRKGGAAPTATHYCPGCGHGILHKLIAEAMDDLEIQDRSVMISPVGCAVFAYYYFNCGNLQVAHGRAPAVGTGLSRSEGDAVVIAYQGDGDLASIGMNETIQAANRGEKMAVFFVNNTVFGMTGGQMAPTTLIGEKTVTCPTGRDPRFAGYPLHMCELLNNLDGPVFIERVSVSDISHIRKAKKAVKRALEIQKEGIGYAFVEVLAACPTNLKQNAEQSTKFINEEMEKEFPLGNLRDLAEDREPLPCPESDFSKESIDHIYKIDDSASPDAVEDPEFTRVLAKIAGFGGQGVLSMGLILARAGCRAKRFTSWYPSYGPEQRGGTSNCSVVISGEEIGSPVVYESDILVAMNLPSLEKFASDVKQGGIILYDATVGDFEAPEGVRAIKVPATQIAKEGGSERAANTAIIGVLMQLGVTGLDVEDYMEAIEETFAAKQKLIPLNQQILKEGAKWASENL
- a CDS encoding 4Fe-4S dicluster domain-containing protein — its product is MKEEKAEPYPLINVIECKGCARCITACPKNVLEMSDELNRRGYHYAQYKGQGCTGCANCYYTCPEPLAIEIHIPAKKRC
- a CDS encoding GNAT family N-acetyltransferase → MVEILWTEGLDSFDEVYQVRKEVFIGEQDVPEELEIDEIDSIATHITLFDKNRPIATGRLFKKNDTYYIGRVCVLSNSRG
- a CDS encoding AMP-binding protein; its protein translation is MTSLINNFLAKTDFESYDDFYTNFKINIPDNFNFVYDVVDRYAKEQPEKKALVWCNDDGEEKIFTFADLKYYSEKAANLFNEYGIKKGDVVKLTLKGRYEFWICILGLHRIGAIALPGTHMLTTRDLKYRIERADIQMIVSDADEGLLDHIDEAHKDFKDVLKYKFVINHNRPGWINFTEELEKSPAEFVRPKGEEATQNNDISLMYFSSGTTGFPKMVQHDFKYPLAHILTAGYWQNVMDNGLHLTVADSGWAKCAWGKLYGQWICGSAVFAYDYERFDARNMLEKASHYGVTTFCAPPTVYRFLIKEDMSQYDFSSLNYCVVAGEPLNPEVYEKFLEYTDLKLMEGFGQTETVVAIATYPWLEPKPGSMGKPSPIYNIQLMRPDGKLADVGEEGEIVIDTSKEKPAGLFAGYRADPEKTEAAWHDGYYHTGDMAWKDEDGYMWFVGRADDIIKSSGYKIGPFEVESALMQHPAVLECAITASPHPVRGQVVKATIVLTKDYEASEQLKKELQDHVKKVTAPYKYPRIVEFVPELPKTISGKIRRVEIRQHDDEKGDN
- a CDS encoding 3-methyl-2-oxobutanoate dehydrogenase subunit VorB; protein product: MATQLTKGNDAVIIGALYGGCDCYFGYPITPASEILHEASRTFPQVGRKFVQAESEEAAISMVFGAASAGHRVMTASSGPGISLKQEGVSYLAGAQLPCVIVDIMRAGPGLGNIGPEQGDYNQVVKGGGHGNYRNIVVAPNSVQEMCDLTIKAFELSTKYRNPVVVLADGVLGQMVEPLKFPEKAVKPAIDNSWAVRGNKETYQNLVTSIFLDFGELEEFNYELQEKYETIKEREVDVDEYMMDDAEIVLVSYGISSRICRSAVELARKEDIKAGLFRPITLFPFPEKELAELAGKGVNFISVEMSNGQLRDDIKLATCCKKPVELVNRMGGNLITMDQVLGKIREVAGKEE